Proteins found in one Thalassophryne amazonica chromosome 1, fThaAma1.1, whole genome shotgun sequence genomic segment:
- the LOC117510908 gene encoding collectin-12-like isoform X2: MKDDFADEEEVQSFGYKRFGIQEGTQCTKCKNEWALKTSIVLLYVLCTLLTIAVAVLGYKVVQRVDSVSEGIANYGGKITAVESDLKKLDDQTGEKSENTTTEIQTFKNDIWALQRKLSVVEERIRSDQVQLSQLQNVDSSIQNSQGSIQGLLESNTASLNLLNGTLQSYSSIIEGLQNDTARLQREIQQQVKLQNQAGVSLSRLNITQVQQTIFIPVLQRAVDSTIQAIQKMRNDFQSLHQTAQQTHTDTEWLRSKVDNLQIVVSDASAQAKANNDSLYEVGSQLAVMANQIQNTSSLSEAHDQTLRELMDQQRDFGNLTSTRFDRLELRLDESEQSIDRVTGNISFTTQLLGAINLNLNELRTCSETIGRHSDFLLNLNSSMSDVRTDASSLKSQQEELAARLDQEVTNLSIVMEEMKLVDSKHSQLITNFTILQGPPGPRGPRGDKGPQGPPGQHGQKGEKGDKGLPGMQGYRGEQGIPGPPGLPGLKGQPGSRGGTGAKGSRGSGGRAGPPGAKGDPGTAGLPGRDGQPGPQGPQGPPGNRGPMGAAGEQGPRGLPGPIGPAGPPGPPGLPGIPVRASAISLGPLSLQDEAVVPTLWASGCQPEWVNHRDRCYFFSKDFHSFDDAKATCKSYSASLLIISDREEQKWLKKETTGKGYFWMGLTDKDEESVWRWVDGTKPAFTNWKPGQPDNWGHGHQIGEDCAGLIHEGLWNDFFCEDLISYICEKETESSESPGL; the protein is encoded by the exons TTGTGCAACGAGTCGACAGTGTGTCTGAAGGTATCGCCAACTATGGAGGGAAGATCACTGCTGTTGAAAGTGACTTGAAAAAGCTAG ATGATCAAACAGGGGAGAAATCTGAGAATACCACCACAGAGATCCAGACTTTTAAGAATGACATCTGGGCTCTTCAGAGGAAGCTGTCTGTGGTTGAAGAACGCATCCGTAGTGATCAAGTTCAGCTGAGCCAGCTGCAGAATGTTGACTCAAGTATCCAGAACAGTCAAGGGTCTATTCAAGGACTGCTGGAAAGCAACACAGCCAGCTTAAACTTGCTAAATGGCACCTTGCAGTCCTACAGCAGTATTATTGAGGGTCTACAGAATGACACAGCCAGGTTGCAAAGGGAAATCCAGCAGCAGGTTAAACTCCAGAACCAGGCTGGGGTCAGCTTAAGTCGCCTGAATATCACTCAGGTCCAGCAGACGATCTTCATTCCTGTTCTGCAGCGTGCAGTGGACAGCACCATCCAGGCCATCCAGAAAATGCGCAATGATTTTCAAAGCCTTCATCAGACAGCCCAGCAGACGCACACTGACACAGAGTGGCTAAGAAGTAAGGTGGACAACCTGCAGATCGTGGTTAGTGATGCGTCAGCTCAAGCAAAGGCCAACAATGACAGTCTGTATGAGGTTGGATCACAGCTTGCTGTTATGGCCAACCAGATCCAGAACACCAGCAGTCTGTCAGAAGCTCACGACCAGACCCTGAGGGAGCTAATGGACCAGCAGAGGGATTTTGGTAACCTTACATCCACGAGGTTCGACCGGCTAGAACTACGATTGGATGAGTCCGAGCAGAGTATAGATCGTGTGACAGGAAACATCAGCTTCACCACACAACTTCTAGGAGCCATCAACCTTAACCTGAATGAGTTACGTACTTGTTCCGAGACCATTGGCCGTCACTCGGACTTCTTGTTGAACCTCAACAGCAGCATGTCAGATGTGAGGACAGATGCATCCAGTCTGAAGTCTCAACAAGAGGAACTGGCAGCACGTTTGGACCAGGAGGTCACCAACCTCTCTATTGTCATGGAAGAGATGAAGTTGGTGGACTCTAAACATTCCCAACTCATAACCAACTTCACCATTTTACAGG GTCCCCCTGGTCCCAGGGGGCCAAGAGGGGACAAAGGACCTCAAGGACCACCAGGCCAGCATGGTCAGAAGGGAGAGAAAGGGGACAAAGGTCTTCCAGGGATGCAAGGATACAGAGGAGAGCAAGGAATTCCAGGACCTCCAGGTCTGCCAGGTTTAAAAGGTCAACCAGGCTCTCGTGGTGGCACTGGAGCCAAGGGATCCCGAGGGTCAGGAGGCAGGGCAGGGCCTCCTGGGGCAAAAGGGGATCCAGGAACTGCTGGTCTGCCTGGAAGAGATGGACAGCCTGGTCCTCAGGGACCACAGGGTCCACCAGGTAATCGAGGACCAATGGGGGCAGCTGGTGAACAGGGACCAAGGGGACTGCCTGGACCAATAGGACCTGCTGGACCACCGGGACCACCAGGATTACCAGGAATCCCTGTCCGAGCCTCAGCAATTTCACTGGGCCCGTTGTCTCTGCAGGATGAGGCAGTGGTTCCTACCTTGTGGGCCTCAG GTTGCCAGCCAGAGTGGGTGAATCACAGAGACAGATGCTACTTTTTCTCCAAAGACTTCCATAGTTTTGATGATGCAAAGGCAACTTGTAAATCATACTCTGCTTCACTGCTGATCATCAGTGACAGAGAGGAGCAG AAATGGCTGAAGAAGGAGACCACTGGAAAAGGTTACTTCTGGATGGGACTGACTGACAAAGACGAGGAGAGCGTTTGGCGTTGGGTTGATGGGACTAAACCTGCTTTCAC AAACTGGAAGCCTGGCCAGCCTGATAACTGGGGCCATGGGCATCAAATTGGAGAAGACTGTGCAGGGCTCATCCATGAAGGATTATGGAATGATTTCTTCTGTGAAGACCTCATAAGTTACATCTGTGAGAAGGAAACAGAAAGCT CAGAATCCCCTGGATTATAG
- the LOC117510908 gene encoding collectin-12-like isoform X3, which translates to MKDDFADEEEVQSFGYKRFGIQEGTQCTKCKNEWALKTSIVLLYVLCTLLTIAVAVLGYKVVQRVDSVSEGIANYGGKITAVESDLKKLDDQTGEKSENTTTEIQTFKNDIWALQRKLSVVEERIRSDQVQLSQLQNVDSSIQNSQGSIQGLLESNTASLNLLNGTLQSYSSIIEGLQNDTARLQREIQQQVKLQNQAGVSLSRLNITQVQQTIFIPVLQRAVDSTIQAIQKMRNDFQSLHQTAQQTHTDTEWLRSKVDNLQIVVSDASAQAKANNDSLYEVGSQLAVMANQIQNTSSLSEAHDQTLRELMDQQRDFGNLTSTRFDRLELRLDESEQSIDRVTGNISFTTQLLGAINLNLNELRTCSETIGRHSDFLLNLNSSMSDVRTDASSLKSQQEELAARLDQEVTNLSIVMEEMKLVDSKHSQLITNFTILQGPPGPRGPRGDKGPQGPPGQHGQKGEKGDKGLPGMQGYRGEQGIPGPPGLPGLKGQPGSRGGTGAKGSRGSGGRAGPPGAKGDPGTAGLPGRDGQPGPQGPQGPPGNRGPMGAAGEQGPRGLPGPIGPAGPPGPPGLPGIPVRASAISLGPLSLQDEAVVPTLWASGIVAFTGCQPEWVNHRDRCYFFSKDFHSFDDAKATCKSYSASLLIISDREEQKWLKKETTGKGYFWMGLTDKDEESVWRWVDGTKPAFTNWKPGQPDNWGHGHQIGEDCAGLIHEGLWNDFFCEDLISYICEKETES; encoded by the exons TTGTGCAACGAGTCGACAGTGTGTCTGAAGGTATCGCCAACTATGGAGGGAAGATCACTGCTGTTGAAAGTGACTTGAAAAAGCTAG ATGATCAAACAGGGGAGAAATCTGAGAATACCACCACAGAGATCCAGACTTTTAAGAATGACATCTGGGCTCTTCAGAGGAAGCTGTCTGTGGTTGAAGAACGCATCCGTAGTGATCAAGTTCAGCTGAGCCAGCTGCAGAATGTTGACTCAAGTATCCAGAACAGTCAAGGGTCTATTCAAGGACTGCTGGAAAGCAACACAGCCAGCTTAAACTTGCTAAATGGCACCTTGCAGTCCTACAGCAGTATTATTGAGGGTCTACAGAATGACACAGCCAGGTTGCAAAGGGAAATCCAGCAGCAGGTTAAACTCCAGAACCAGGCTGGGGTCAGCTTAAGTCGCCTGAATATCACTCAGGTCCAGCAGACGATCTTCATTCCTGTTCTGCAGCGTGCAGTGGACAGCACCATCCAGGCCATCCAGAAAATGCGCAATGATTTTCAAAGCCTTCATCAGACAGCCCAGCAGACGCACACTGACACAGAGTGGCTAAGAAGTAAGGTGGACAACCTGCAGATCGTGGTTAGTGATGCGTCAGCTCAAGCAAAGGCCAACAATGACAGTCTGTATGAGGTTGGATCACAGCTTGCTGTTATGGCCAACCAGATCCAGAACACCAGCAGTCTGTCAGAAGCTCACGACCAGACCCTGAGGGAGCTAATGGACCAGCAGAGGGATTTTGGTAACCTTACATCCACGAGGTTCGACCGGCTAGAACTACGATTGGATGAGTCCGAGCAGAGTATAGATCGTGTGACAGGAAACATCAGCTTCACCACACAACTTCTAGGAGCCATCAACCTTAACCTGAATGAGTTACGTACTTGTTCCGAGACCATTGGCCGTCACTCGGACTTCTTGTTGAACCTCAACAGCAGCATGTCAGATGTGAGGACAGATGCATCCAGTCTGAAGTCTCAACAAGAGGAACTGGCAGCACGTTTGGACCAGGAGGTCACCAACCTCTCTATTGTCATGGAAGAGATGAAGTTGGTGGACTCTAAACATTCCCAACTCATAACCAACTTCACCATTTTACAGG GTCCCCCTGGTCCCAGGGGGCCAAGAGGGGACAAAGGACCTCAAGGACCACCAGGCCAGCATGGTCAGAAGGGAGAGAAAGGGGACAAAGGTCTTCCAGGGATGCAAGGATACAGAGGAGAGCAAGGAATTCCAGGACCTCCAGGTCTGCCAGGTTTAAAAGGTCAACCAGGCTCTCGTGGTGGCACTGGAGCCAAGGGATCCCGAGGGTCAGGAGGCAGGGCAGGGCCTCCTGGGGCAAAAGGGGATCCAGGAACTGCTGGTCTGCCTGGAAGAGATGGACAGCCTGGTCCTCAGGGACCACAGGGTCCACCAGGTAATCGAGGACCAATGGGGGCAGCTGGTGAACAGGGACCAAGGGGACTGCCTGGACCAATAGGACCTGCTGGACCACCGGGACCACCAGGATTACCAGGAATCCCTGTCCGAGCCTCAGCAATTTCACTGGGCCCGTTGTCTCTGCAGGATGAGGCAGTGGTTCCTACCTTGTGGGCCTCAGGTATAGTAG CTTTTACAGGTTGCCAGCCAGAGTGGGTGAATCACAGAGACAGATGCTACTTTTTCTCCAAAGACTTCCATAGTTTTGATGATGCAAAGGCAACTTGTAAATCATACTCTGCTTCACTGCTGATCATCAGTGACAGAGAGGAGCAG AAATGGCTGAAGAAGGAGACCACTGGAAAAGGTTACTTCTGGATGGGACTGACTGACAAAGACGAGGAGAGCGTTTGGCGTTGGGTTGATGGGACTAAACCTGCTTTCAC AAACTGGAAGCCTGGCCAGCCTGATAACTGGGGCCATGGGCATCAAATTGGAGAAGACTGTGCAGGGCTCATCCATGAAGGATTATGGAATGATTTCTTCTGTGAAGACCTCATAAGTTACATCTGTGAGAAGGAAACAGAAAGCT AA
- the LOC117510908 gene encoding collectin-12-like isoform X1, whose protein sequence is MKDDFADEEEVQSFGYKRFGIQEGTQCTKCKNEWALKTSIVLLYVLCTLLTIAVAVLGYKVVQRVDSVSEGIANYGGKITAVESDLKKLDDQTGEKSENTTTEIQTFKNDIWALQRKLSVVEERIRSDQVQLSQLQNVDSSIQNSQGSIQGLLESNTASLNLLNGTLQSYSSIIEGLQNDTARLQREIQQQVKLQNQAGVSLSRLNITQVQQTIFIPVLQRAVDSTIQAIQKMRNDFQSLHQTAQQTHTDTEWLRSKVDNLQIVVSDASAQAKANNDSLYEVGSQLAVMANQIQNTSSLSEAHDQTLRELMDQQRDFGNLTSTRFDRLELRLDESEQSIDRVTGNISFTTQLLGAINLNLNELRTCSETIGRHSDFLLNLNSSMSDVRTDASSLKSQQEELAARLDQEVTNLSIVMEEMKLVDSKHSQLITNFTILQGPPGPRGPRGDKGPQGPPGQHGQKGEKGDKGLPGMQGYRGEQGIPGPPGLPGLKGQPGSRGGTGAKGSRGSGGRAGPPGAKGDPGTAGLPGRDGQPGPQGPQGPPGNRGPMGAAGEQGPRGLPGPIGPAGPPGPPGLPGIPVRASAISLGPLSLQDEAVVPTLWASGIVAFTGCQPEWVNHRDRCYFFSKDFHSFDDAKATCKSYSASLLIISDREEQKWLKKETTGKGYFWMGLTDKDEESVWRWVDGTKPAFTNWKPGQPDNWGHGHQIGEDCAGLIHEGLWNDFFCEDLISYICEKETESSESPGL, encoded by the exons TTGTGCAACGAGTCGACAGTGTGTCTGAAGGTATCGCCAACTATGGAGGGAAGATCACTGCTGTTGAAAGTGACTTGAAAAAGCTAG ATGATCAAACAGGGGAGAAATCTGAGAATACCACCACAGAGATCCAGACTTTTAAGAATGACATCTGGGCTCTTCAGAGGAAGCTGTCTGTGGTTGAAGAACGCATCCGTAGTGATCAAGTTCAGCTGAGCCAGCTGCAGAATGTTGACTCAAGTATCCAGAACAGTCAAGGGTCTATTCAAGGACTGCTGGAAAGCAACACAGCCAGCTTAAACTTGCTAAATGGCACCTTGCAGTCCTACAGCAGTATTATTGAGGGTCTACAGAATGACACAGCCAGGTTGCAAAGGGAAATCCAGCAGCAGGTTAAACTCCAGAACCAGGCTGGGGTCAGCTTAAGTCGCCTGAATATCACTCAGGTCCAGCAGACGATCTTCATTCCTGTTCTGCAGCGTGCAGTGGACAGCACCATCCAGGCCATCCAGAAAATGCGCAATGATTTTCAAAGCCTTCATCAGACAGCCCAGCAGACGCACACTGACACAGAGTGGCTAAGAAGTAAGGTGGACAACCTGCAGATCGTGGTTAGTGATGCGTCAGCTCAAGCAAAGGCCAACAATGACAGTCTGTATGAGGTTGGATCACAGCTTGCTGTTATGGCCAACCAGATCCAGAACACCAGCAGTCTGTCAGAAGCTCACGACCAGACCCTGAGGGAGCTAATGGACCAGCAGAGGGATTTTGGTAACCTTACATCCACGAGGTTCGACCGGCTAGAACTACGATTGGATGAGTCCGAGCAGAGTATAGATCGTGTGACAGGAAACATCAGCTTCACCACACAACTTCTAGGAGCCATCAACCTTAACCTGAATGAGTTACGTACTTGTTCCGAGACCATTGGCCGTCACTCGGACTTCTTGTTGAACCTCAACAGCAGCATGTCAGATGTGAGGACAGATGCATCCAGTCTGAAGTCTCAACAAGAGGAACTGGCAGCACGTTTGGACCAGGAGGTCACCAACCTCTCTATTGTCATGGAAGAGATGAAGTTGGTGGACTCTAAACATTCCCAACTCATAACCAACTTCACCATTTTACAGG GTCCCCCTGGTCCCAGGGGGCCAAGAGGGGACAAAGGACCTCAAGGACCACCAGGCCAGCATGGTCAGAAGGGAGAGAAAGGGGACAAAGGTCTTCCAGGGATGCAAGGATACAGAGGAGAGCAAGGAATTCCAGGACCTCCAGGTCTGCCAGGTTTAAAAGGTCAACCAGGCTCTCGTGGTGGCACTGGAGCCAAGGGATCCCGAGGGTCAGGAGGCAGGGCAGGGCCTCCTGGGGCAAAAGGGGATCCAGGAACTGCTGGTCTGCCTGGAAGAGATGGACAGCCTGGTCCTCAGGGACCACAGGGTCCACCAGGTAATCGAGGACCAATGGGGGCAGCTGGTGAACAGGGACCAAGGGGACTGCCTGGACCAATAGGACCTGCTGGACCACCGGGACCACCAGGATTACCAGGAATCCCTGTCCGAGCCTCAGCAATTTCACTGGGCCCGTTGTCTCTGCAGGATGAGGCAGTGGTTCCTACCTTGTGGGCCTCAGGTATAGTAG CTTTTACAGGTTGCCAGCCAGAGTGGGTGAATCACAGAGACAGATGCTACTTTTTCTCCAAAGACTTCCATAGTTTTGATGATGCAAAGGCAACTTGTAAATCATACTCTGCTTCACTGCTGATCATCAGTGACAGAGAGGAGCAG AAATGGCTGAAGAAGGAGACCACTGGAAAAGGTTACTTCTGGATGGGACTGACTGACAAAGACGAGGAGAGCGTTTGGCGTTGGGTTGATGGGACTAAACCTGCTTTCAC AAACTGGAAGCCTGGCCAGCCTGATAACTGGGGCCATGGGCATCAAATTGGAGAAGACTGTGCAGGGCTCATCCATGAAGGATTATGGAATGATTTCTTCTGTGAAGACCTCATAAGTTACATCTGTGAGAAGGAAACAGAAAGCT CAGAATCCCCTGGATTATAG